The Acidobacteriota bacterium DNA segment CCAGGGGCCCTGCTCAACCTGGGAATGCTGTACGTCAAGACGGAACGTCCCCAGGAGGGATACGAGCTGATCCAGCGGGCCGGGAAGGCTGCCCCGGACAATCCCCGGATTCTCTCCACCGTGGCGATGGCCCACGAGTGGCAGGGAAAGCTCGACGCGGCGCTCGAGACGTGGATCCGGGTGTCGGAGCTGGTGCCGGGGCGCGCGGACGTGCTGCGGCGCGTGGCGCAGACGCACTTCGCTCTCGGTCACTACGAGGACGCCGCGCGCTACTTCGCCGAGGCGATCGAGGCGGCGCCGGTCGACGGCAGCCTGCATCTCGCCTACGCGACGACCCTGCTCCGGCTGGAACGCTTGGACGAGGCCGAGAAGGAAGCTCGGAAGGCGGCCGATCTCGGCGTCAACGCCGAGCCGATTCTCGGGGCCATCGCCGCCCGCCGCGGGAGCGAGCCCGCCGGCCCGCACTGAGGGCGTCGCGCGGGCCGGGCGATTGCCCCGCCGCCGCGGCGGCCATCATAATCGGCCGGCCCGGAGCGGAGCCCGGAACGGAGGTCTCGGCAGATGCGCGCGCTTTTTCTGCTCCTCGCCGCCGCGGTGTCCGGCGCGTTGGCCGCGGTCCCGGCCCCGGCGGCGCCTTCCGACGACGACCGGTCGTACATCATCGGCGTCGAGGATCTCCTGTACGTCTGGGTCTTTGAGGACAAGAACATTCAGCTCGAGGTGCGGGTCCGTCCCGACGGCATGATCTCCCTGCCGATGATCGGTGACGTGAAGGCCGAGGGGCTGACACCCGCCCGTCTGAGCCGGGTCATCGCCGAAAAGCTGGAGCCGTTCTTCGAAAATCCCAACGTGGCGGTGATCGTCAAGGAGATCAACAGCTTCAAGGTCTACGTGCTGGGCGAGGTGAACCGCCAGGGCGTGCTGAGCTTCTACCAGCCGACGACCCTTCTCCAGGCGATCGCTGCCGCGGGAGGCCTCACCGCGTTCGCCAACGAGAAGATGACGCTCATCCGGCAGTCGGAAGGCGGGGCCGAGTGGATCAAGATCGACTGCAGCGATCTGCTCGCCGGCAAACCGACGGCGGACAACATCTACCTGCGGCCGGGCGACGTGCTGCTCTTCCATCGCTGACCGCGGGCGCGGAGGCGCCGAGATGCGACCGATCGCCAGCTCCGCGCTGCTCGTCGTGCTCCTCGCCGGGGCCGGGGCCGTCGCGCTCTCGCAGGAGGGGGGCGACTGCGGGCGGCGCTGGTCCCTCCAGGGTTTCCGGCTCGGGATGACGCTGGAGGAGGCGGCCGACCTGGCCCGCTCCCGTGGCGGGCGGTGGGCCCCCGCCCCCGGGACCGCCGGGCGCGACGAGACCGTCTACTCCTGGTGTGGCCGCGAGCGCGACGGGGGTGCGTGCGCCGAGCGGGACAAGTTCCGGATCACCGTCGCCGTCGAGGAAGGCGGAGCGAACCGGGAGCCGCGCGAGGTGGTGGTCGCGGTGCGCTTGAACGTCCCTCCCGAAACCGCCGGCTACGACGAGCTGGAAAAAGCGCTGGTCGCGAGGTGGGGTCCTCCCCAATCGAACGGGGAGTTCGTCGATCCCGAAAGCGATGCGACGCTCGGCGTGTTCGGGCGCCGCGCGCGCTGGGTCGATCGGGAGTGCGACGTCCGGGCCACCCTCCAGACGACGCACATCCGCTCGTTCTGGGAGCGCAACCGCATCGTCGAAACGAGCATCCTGGTCGAACGGCTGAGCCGGGCGGAGCGGGCCGATGCCGAGCGGGAGGAGGCCGCTCGGAGCCTCGTGGCGCCGTGAGGGGAGCGCGATGAAGCGCTTTCTGACCCACTGGTTCACGGTCGCGGTGGCCCTGGCGGCCGCGGGGTGGATCCTGCCGGGCGTGACCGTGCGGTCGTTGCCGGCGCTGGCGGTCGCCGCCCTGGTGCTCGGCTTCCTCAACGCGATCGTGAGACCGGTGCTGTTGATCCTCACGCTTCCGATCAC contains these protein-coding regions:
- a CDS encoding sugar ABC transporter substrate-binding protein, whose protein sequence is MRALFLLLAAAVSGALAAVPAPAAPSDDDRSYIIGVEDLLYVWVFEDKNIQLEVRVRPDGMISLPMIGDVKAEGLTPARLSRVIAEKLEPFFENPNVAVIVKEINSFKVYVLGEVNRQGVLSFYQPTTLLQAIAAAGGLTAFANEKMTLIRQSEGGAEWIKIDCSDLLAGKPTADNIYLRPGDVLLFHR
- a CDS encoding phage holin family protein, with product MKRFLTHWFTVAVALAAAGWILPGVTVRSLPALAVAALVLGFLNAIVRPVLLILTLPITLLTLGLFYLVLNGLLFMLAAAVVPGFEVRSLGWAVLGSLVVSVVSWFVGIWDEEELV